Proteins co-encoded in one Pan paniscus chromosome 23, NHGRI_mPanPan1-v2.0_pri, whole genome shotgun sequence genomic window:
- the TOMM22 gene encoding mitochondrial import receptor subunit TOM22 homolog isoform X1 has product MAAAVAAAGAGEPQSPDELLPKGDAEKPEEELEEDDDEELDETLSERLWGLTEMFPERVRSAAGATFDLSLFVAQKMYRFSRAALWIGTTSFMILVLPVVFETEKLQMEQQQQLQQRQVSPDLGLFASGGDASYFTNTLVPNLFGTRDWFHGTQFLHGWWVGGGQGSGGGSG; this is encoded by the exons ATGGCTGCCGCCGTCGCTGCTGCCGGTGCAGGGGAACCCCAGTCCCCGGACGAATTGCTCCCGAAAGGCGACGCGGAGAAGCctgaggaggagctggaggaggacGACGATGAGGAG CTAGATGAGACCCTGTCGGAGAGACTATGGGGCCTGACGGAGATGTTTCCGGAGAGGGTCCGGTCCGCGGCCGGAGCCACTTTTGATCTTTCCCTCTTTGTGGCTCAGAAAATGTACAG GTTTTCCAGGGCAGCCTTGTGGATTGGGACCACTTCCTTTATGATCCTGGTTCTTCCCGTTGTCTTTGAGACGGAGAAGTTGCAAATGGAGCAACAGCAGCAACTGCAGCAGCGGCAGGTGAGCCCAGACCTTGGGCTTTTTGCCAGTGGTGGAGACGCAAGTTATTTCACTAACACattggtccccaacctttttggcaccagggactggtttcatggaacaCAGTTTTTACA